The Megachile rotundata isolate GNS110a chromosome 11, iyMegRotu1, whole genome shotgun sequence genome includes a region encoding these proteins:
- the l(2)k09022 gene encoding HEAT repeat containing 1 homolog l(2)k09022 isoform X1, producing MMATSLAEQLKKLRTPQTEILLQDKKRASLLFDQKEAANLDRETVLNIGQNGLQELAKLSGSFLDFEKTLFAESSLNLERSVQDKKVNKKLDDEIQKFLILLSPYFLLNVAHKALEWLIYRFRIHAFNKDQFLLLILPYHETRMFARALQLLDVSDENDKWYWLRPLQKRAVPLASITLINRLGSDNYLLKLVCNHVTVATRVYGDEASRLSTLYAFYATSVLGVIDQLPVVSENQLNQMLPTIVKSFESPVPDLAASSYMILAKLVTKVKLNDDITEKLLLKIFKKTHMKEEAIVLLFFLYNAPVNRLNTVSKSLAIRLSEIPWFIETAINVQSPSMNKLKFIVPLLQTSCRVVLEDPSGTLRVQTMVSEILMRIKLDSTGVDTILWNILEKEFLSANISNDAKNFLTRLYQCLEKTYPERFDDYLKSLMKRSDTDKNSKLALQFLTSWHFGARDTQEIVGILDRLIHISPEQRIMALQSLAKNDVNIPESFREMITNTIQARFTDSDVDVIRALLSFSTKRLMSLLPKNVLIDELKVLLSSCHVSHRKKLAKPALIILLELCEAGDDTSVFLTALPFLFPTGKEDVEIAKEVLRSNFAKNNTYMQQVQKDLGKSLDAEAISSSAFHNVLNWQLLPPTANILSAMKQQIVYGDAASMFFNLILLGSVCRVPVGSLRPEIAMEVIEMATSMIKNFPQVKTLQNCNNITGDNIQTAIELTTQGVLPLQVGTYVLEMVHRRLDLKSNPILDFENNQHRSNLILRLLEMFFEGVGNRSWSKHYSRCLQIFFQRHFSTVVDLIRFLSQLYIKPVKIQTSFHCLKITRMLLDQCTSMQWVFQDKLFVSNLLISLARDNNEWRVAALDVLEKLTQRIESTTDPFSALLQQLAMKSAEIAMDPDQLSLSLYVLLSPDPDVSGQLKSDLRKNLQRAQQLLFEVVIDSSTPLHVKSQLLDVLVYVNGPTILQQLAPLGLRLLHNLADCRNTSAENALKNILQRFNSSTVAALNESQVWDLFEKSIVAHNIVISTESGAQHLASTVLLKQIGEVFFDSAGKMSSKFQKMILEKLVDVLTDSDLISVISAANKATRKIRVHAQLIVNELQIMKNLKNAYVDTPAKTKKRLSQIRSLPDPTIINKREWKRGVTLLEFVQRADNIEHEELLYPVLFDLLKTCLSFEEQSPIEYTNQLLLSTIHRLTVQKLPIRDAQLQVDLITQCIRTSRNPQTHHHALLVLVELLKVVDVRCALYTIMPIFTFMGSSVVRQDDAYSIQIISKTIETVVPIINAAENETHACEVLRTFIVSLPDIPEHRRTPLFVKLLQLLDNHFHLYYLLSFESHVMSRTMQISNQKTYGQRLEFALQVSQEFPPIRLVMVCVKLAKFMRELPVDVEDEEGRKAAMAFKYGHILDLKKCSPKHLRHYKYTLVQFLSKLLSSSDFITRVAELDSSEMDKAKPYYDQLIVELVLLIQSTSKNADRHQGKPIGKYWKILLHHLYDVLDLVNNLLPNEVFLFSIKHLIEHELPTIKRKVLELFNTRLQQRKFSEDDHVELLGLIESLLKMIEPRVKFESQEQEIIQQTVLITLKLLAKLLATEHPAVFKPILEMTTELLRTREGPVLGSAALCVAELCSSMRIHAIHSLNKFVPAILQLLENHCHQGVPDVIVVSIVSALQKIVESVGNFLSLYLDQLLFELARLNSLYTDTEHPKIGTVVSRLNATTQKLSSCIPLRVLLPAVNRTYVTLLTKKTYKCIPALMTVLAESFNSVQPADLSTAIPDLGNFFLKVLQFREDISESDDMEVDGSELTMKDIMMVEESASKAIVALVLKLSEATFRPLYYKLYDWAARNPQFKLRSITFYRLSANIAECLKSLFVLFAGHFLKHAALLLISNNPAINEEPQEMTLPVESNQIELVEAVMLTLYRVFSYDAHNFVNQERFDVLAQPLVDQLENTMGSKEEYVKRANDLVVPCIAAFASAIPDDSLHKNLVYQTLLKTRHTKPYVRSAALSAVVEIVRKLGEDFMPLLPETIPFLAELLEDEDEATEKCAQNAVRTLEEILGEPLQKYF from the exons atg atgGCTACGTCACTTGCGGAACAATTGAAGAAATTAAGAACACCACAGACAGAAATATTATTGCAAGACAAAAAACGTGCTAGCTTGCTATTTGATCAGAAAGAAGCAGCTAATTTAGACAGGGAGACTGTTCTAAATATTG GTCAAAATGGATTACAAGAATTGGCCAAGTTATCAGGTTCTTTTTTGGACTTTGAGAAAACACTTTTTGCAGAGAGTTCATTGAACCTTGAACGTTCCGTACAGGATAAGAAAGTGAACAAAAAGTTAGATGACGAGATTCAGAAGTTTTTAATTCTTCTGTCACCTTACTTTCTGCTCAACGTTGCACATAAGGCACTGGAATGGTTGATATACAGATTTCGTATACATGCCTTCAACAAGGaccaatttttacttttaattttacctTATCACGAAACCAGAATGTTTGCCAGAGCATTACAGTTATTAGATGTGTCAGATGAAAATGATAAATGGTATTGGTTGAGACCCCTTCAAAAACGAGCCGTACCATTAGCTTCAATAACTTTAATCAATCGTTTAGGTTCTGATAATTATCTTTTAAAGCTAGTATGCAACCATGTGACTGTTGCCACAAGAGTATATGGTGACGAAGCATCACGTTTAAGTACCCTGTATGCATTTTATGCCACCTCTGTGTTAGGAGTTATTGATCAACTACCCGTTGTCTCAGAAAATCAGCTGAATCAGATGTTACCAACTATTGTGAAGAGCTTTGAGTCTCCAGTTCCCGATTTGGCAGCCAGCAGTTACATGATCCTAGCTAAATTGGTAACCAAAGTGAAACTGAACGATGACATTACAGAGAAGTTGctgttgaaaattttcaagaagACACACATGAAAGAGGAAGCAATAGTCTTGCTGTTCTTTTTATACAATGCTCCAGTCAATCGTCTCAACACAGTTTCAAAGAGTCTAGCTATTCGACTATCAGAGATACCATGGTTCATCGAGACTGCGATCAACGTTCAGTCGCCCAGCATGAACAAGTTAAAGTTCATAGTACCGTTGTTACAAACCAGTTGCCGCGTGGTCCTCGAAGACCCATCCGGAACGTTACGCGTTCAGACGATGGTGAGCGAGATACTGATGCGAATAAAGCTGGACAGCACAGGTGTGGACACGATTTTATGGAACATATTAGAAAAAGAATTTCTTTCAGCGAACATATCGAACGACGCGAAAAACTTCCTGACGCGTTTGTATCAATGTTTGGAGAAGACCTATCCGGAACGGTTCGACGACTACTTGAAGAGTCTCATGAAACGCAGTGACACGGACAAGAATTCGAAGCTAGCATTGCAGTTCCTCACTTCCTGGCACTTCGGTGCTAGAGACACGCAGGAGATTGTGGGCATCCTCGACCGTTTGATCCACATCAGCCCGGAGCAGAGGATCATGGCGTTACAGAGCCTAGCGAAGAACGATGTGAACATTCCTGAAAGCTTTAGAGAGATGATCACGAATACTATCCAAGCTAGATTCACCGACAGCGATGTGGACGTGATCAGGGCTCTGCTTTCTTTCTCCACGAAACGCCTGATGAGTCTGTTACCTAAAAATGTGTTGATCGATGAGCTGAAGGTGCTGCTGTCATCCTGCCACGTCAGTCACAGAAAGAAATTAGCAAAACCTGCgttgataattttattagaaCTCTGCGAGGCTGGAGACGACACCAGCGTGTTCCTCACAGCCTTGCCCTTCCTGTTCCCAACCGGTAAGGAGGACGTCGAGATAGCTAAGGAGGTGCTGAGATCAAACTTTGCCAAGAACAACACGTACATGCAGCAGGTACAGAAGGACCTGGGTAAATCGCTGGACGCAGAAGCGATCTCGTCTTCAGCATTTCATAATGTACTCAATTGGCAGCTGCTGCCTCCAACGGCCAACATACTGAGCGCCATGAAGCAGCAGATTGTTTATGGCGACGCAGCCTCTATGTTCTTCAACCTGATACTTCTGGGTTCCGTTTGCAGGGTGCCGGTTGGGTCGCTGAGGCCCGAGATAGCTATGGAGGTGATCGAAATGGCCACGTCGATGATTAAGAACTTCCCTCAAGTGAAGACTTTGCAGAACTGTAACAACATCACTGGGGACAACATACAGACTGCCATTGAGCTGACCACGCAGGGTGTGCTGCCTCTGCAGGTGGGGACATATGTGCTGGAGATGGTTCACAGACGTCTGGACCTGAAATCGAATCCCATACTAGATTTTGAGAACAATCAGCATCGCAGTAATCTGATTTTGAGGTTGTTGGAGATGTTCTTCGAAGGAGTAGGCAACAGGAGCTGGAGCAAGCACTACTCTCGGTGCCTACAGATATTCTTCCAGAGGCACTTCTCCACGGTGGTAGACTTAATCCGTTTTCTATCCCAGCTCTATATAAAGCCGGTCAAGATCCAGACGTCCTTCCACTGCCTGAAGATCACCCGCATGCTGCTGGACCAGTGCACCTCCATGCAGTGGGTGTTCCAGGACAAGTTATTCGTATCAAATTTGCTGATCTCTCTCGCCCGGGACAATAACGAGTGGAGAGTTGCCGCTCTGGATGTTCTGGAGAAGCTGACACAAAGAATCGAGTCGACGACGGACCCCTTTTCAGCTTTGCTGCAGCAGCTGGCGATGAAGAGTGCAGAAATAGCCATGGATCCTGATCAGTTGTCTTTGTCCCTCTATGTCTTGCTGTCGCCTGACCCTGACGTGAGCGGCCAGCTGAAGTCAGACCTGCGCAAGAACCTTCAGCGGGCACAGCAGTTGTTATTCGAGGTGGTAATTGACTCGAGCACTCCTCTGCACGTGAAGTCTCAGCTGTTGGATGTCCTGGTGTACGTCAATGGGCCAACGATACTCCAGCAGTTGGCCCCCTTGGGACTACGGCTTCTACACAACCTTGCTGACTGCAGGAATACGTCAGCGGAGAACGCGTTGAAGAACATACTCCAAAGATTCAACAGCTCGACCGTGGCCGCCCTCAACGAGTCGCAAGTGTGGGACCTGTTCGAGAAAAGCATAGTAGCCCATAATATCGTCATAAGCACAGAGTCCGGCGCCCAGCACTTAGCCAGTACCGTCCTACTGAAGCAGATAGGAGAGGTATTCTTTGATAGCGCCGGTAAGATGTCTTCCAAGTTCCAGAAGATGATCCTCGAGAAGCTGGTGGACGTCCTCACCGACAGCGACCTGATCAGCGTCATCTCCGCGGCCAACAAGGCCACCAGGAAGATCAGAGTGCACGCGCAGTTGATCGTCAACGAGCTGCAGATCATGAAGAACCTGAAGAACGCTTATGTAGACACGCCGGCGAAGACGAAGAAGCGACTCAGTCAGATCCGCTCTCTGCCCGACCCGACGATCATCAACAAGCGGGAGTGGAAGCGCGGGGTGACTCTGTTGGAGTTCGTGCAACGGGCGGACAACATAGAGCACGAGGAGCTACTCTACCCGGTTCTGTTCGACCTGCTGAAGACCTGCCTCAGCTTCGAGGAGCAAAGCCCCATCGAGTACACCAACCAGCTGCTGCTGTCCACGATTCACCGGCTGACCGTTCAGAAGCTGCCCATACGAGACGCCCAGTTGCAGGTGGACCTGATCACCCAGTGCATCAGGACCTCGAGGAACCCCCAGACTCATCACCACGCGCTGCTAGTTCTGGTGGAGCTGTTGAAGGTCGTGGATGTACGCTGCGCCTTGTACACCATCATGCCCATATTCACCTTCATGGGTAGCTCCGTTGTGCGTCAGGACGATGCTTACTCTATACAGATCATCTCCAAGACCATCGAGACCGTGGTGCCCATCATAAACGCTGCGGAGAACGAGACCCACGCCTGCGAGGTGCTGAGGACCTTCATCGTCTCGCTGCCTGACATCCCTGAACACAGGCGGACTCCTCTCTTCGTGAAACTCTTGCAGCTATTAGATAATCACTTTCATCTTTACTATCTGTTAAGCTTCGAGAGCCACGTCATGTCCAGGACCATGCAGATATCGAACCAGAAGACGTATGGACAGAGACTGGAGTTCGCCCTGCAGGTCTCTCAGGAGTTCCCACCTATAAGGCTCGTCATGGTTTGTGTGAAGCTGGCGAAGTTCATGAGGGAGCTGCCCGTGGACGTAGAAGACGAAGAAGGTAGAAAGGCTGCGATGGCTTTCAAGTATGGACATATCCTCGATTTGAAAAAGTGCAGCCCCAAACACTTGAGGCACTACAAGTACACCCTGGTGCAGTTCCTGAGCAAGCTGTTGTCCTCGTCCGACTTCATCACTCGCGTTGCAGAGCTTGACTCCAGTGAAATGGATAAGGCGAAACCGTATTATGACCAGCTGATCGTCGAGCTGGTCCTGCTGATACAGAGCACCTCGAAGAACGCCGACCGACACCAGGGCAAACCGATCGGCAAGTACTGGAAGATTTTACTGCATCATCTGTACGATGTTCTCGACCTGGTCAACAATTTGCTGCCGAACGAAGTCTTCCTCTTCAGCATCAAGCATCTGATAGAGCACGAACTGCCGACGATCAAGAGGAAGGTCCTGGAGCTGTTCAACACTAGGCTGCAGCAGCGGAAGTTCAGCGAGGACGATCATGTTGAGTTGCTAGGTCTGATAGAGTCACTACTAAAGATGATAGAGCCTCGAGTGAAGTTCGAGTCGCAAGAGCAGGAGATCATTCAGCAGACCGTGCTGATCACCCTGAAGCTGCTGGCCAAGTTGCTGGCCACTGAGCACCCGGCGGTGTTCAAACCG ATACTTGAAATGACGACGGAGCTTCTGCGGACGAGGGAAGGACCGGTGCTGGGCAGTGCTGCCCTCTGCGTCGCTGAATTATGCAGCTCTATGCGCATCCACGCGATACACTCGTTGAACAAGTTTGTACCAGCTATTCTACAGTTGCTGGAGAATCACTGTCATCAAGGCGTCCCAGATGTGATCGTAGTCAGCATAGTCAGCGCCCTGCAGAAGATAGTCGAGTCTGTAGGCAACTTCTTGTCGCTGTATCTGGACCAGTTGCTGTTTGAATTGGCCAGGTTGAACTCTCTGTACACAGATACGGAACATCCGAAG ATTGGAACCGTGGTGTCACGTTTGAACGCGACGACCCAGAAGCTATCCAGCTGCATACCTCTTCGAGTTCTGCTTCCAGCAGTAAATAGGACCTATGTGACGTTACTGACGAAGAAGACGTACAAGTGTATACCAGCTCTTATGACCGTGTTAGCAGAATCATTCAACAGCGTGCAACCTGCTGATCTGTCTACTGCCATACCCGATTTGGGTAACTTCTTCCTGAAAGTCCTGCAGTTCAGGGAGGATATTTCTGAGTCTGATGACATGGAGGTGGATGGGTCGGAATTGACGATGAAGGATATTATGATGGTAGAGGAAAGTGCTAGCAAAGCTATAGTTGCGTTGGTGTTGAAACTGAGCGAGGCTACCTTTAGGCCCTTGTATTATAAGCTGTACGACTGGGCCGCTAGGAACCCGCAGTTCAAACTGCGAAGCATTACTTTCTATAG ACTGTCAGCCAACATAGCCGAGTGTCTGAAGTCACTCTTCGTGCTCTTTGCTGGTCACTTCCTGAAGCATGCCGCATTATTACTGATCAGCAACAATCCAGCCATCAACGAAGAACCCCAAGAAATGACTCTTCCTGTAGAGTCCAACCAAATCGAATTAGTAGAAGCTGTGATGCTGACGCTTTATCGAGTGTTCAGCTACGATGCGCACAATTTTGTGAATCAAGAAAGGTTCGACGTCCTCGCACAACCGCTTGTGGACCAGCTCGAGAACACTATGGGTTCTAAGGAGGAATACGTGAAGAGAGCTAATGATTTAGTCGTGCCTTGTATCGCAGCATTCGCTAGCGCCATTCCCGACGACTCTCTGCATAAAAATTTGGTGTATCAGACGTTGCTGAAGACTAGGCATACGAAACCGTATGTTAGGAGCGCTGCGTTGAGTGCAGtg GTGGAAATAGTGAGGAAGTTAGGTGAAGACTTTATGCCATTGTTACCAGAAACCATACCGTTCCTAGCAGAGTTACTAGAAGATGAGGACGAAGCTACAGAGAAGTGTGCCCAGAACGCAGTTCGCACCCTTGAAGAAATTCTAGGGGAACCCTTACAGAAATATTTCTAA